The sequence AGATGCCCAGAATCCAGAGCTGTACTTCATATACTTTCCCATTACTAAACGGAAGAAGGAAGCGGGCACCTCATAATGTTGCTCATTTGCTTCGGCAGTGTTCACCGCAATCGGAGATCTTTTAAGGGAATTAATGTACTCGATCAAATGCTTTTGATTTGCCTCTAAGCTTCCCTTTTCCTCTCCTTTCAATCGCAAGCGAAGAAGCTGTCGGATCCTAAGACGGATCAACCAATCCGGAAAAATATCTTTTTCCATCAGAGAATAGATGAGGTTCATATTTCGTTCTCCTGCATCTGCTGCTTGAGAGTTTATTTTTTAGGGAACCAAGGAAAGAAAGAGCTAGTCTTTGCCCTATATTCTTCGTATAGCTTTCCTTTAGATCTCAATTGACCGATTTCGTTTAATGGAACTCCAGTGATCTTAGTTAGAAGAATATACATCACCAAAGGAGAAATGAGCCCTATCCACCCCCAAGGAGAAGCTAAGGAAACCAATCCGAAAGAGATCCAGATCACCCATTCAAAGAAATAGTTCGGATGCCTGCTATATCTCCAAAGCCCTATATCGCACACCTTTCCTTGGTTCGCAGGTTCTGACTTGAACTCAGCCAACTGAAAATCTGAAATTGATTCTCCTATGACTCCAATCGTAAATATGAAAAGTCCTATGATCTCTAATGGTTCCGTAACTATAGAGGGATTTAATGCAGGAAACAAGAAAGGAAGGCTTAAGAAAATCCCAAGTATTCCTTGGAATTGAAACACATTGGTGAAGAATTTTCTATCTACCTGGTCTCCATATTCTTGTCGAAAGGCAGAATATCTAGGATCTTCATGTCCGCTTAATACTCTAGTTGTGAAAATAAAATAGGAGAGTCTCCAACCCCAAACGGTTGCCATGATTGCAAAGATAGCTTTTCGAACCGAGTATGCATCTCCCAATAAGAAATAAATGATCGCTATCGTTGAGATACAAAGTCCCCACCCTACATCCACGATTGCATAATTTCGGATTACTTTACCGATCAACCAAAGGAAACTCATTAGAAAGAAAACGACTACCCAAGCAGTGAACATCAGAGACAGGGCCTTTTCGTACATAGAATACTCCGATCGGATTTATTTGCGAATGATTCCGTTCACTTTTCTTACGAGAAGAAGGAACAAAAAATAAGAGAAGAATGCGACGATAGGCACTGTACTCGTCCAACCTAAGACAGCATAACCTGCCGAACGAGACAATCCGTCTATCAATTGAGAAGTATCTCCTTCGGCCAGACGATACGCCCAACCAAGATCGATTTCTTTTTTAAGAATGGAAGATCCCAGCTTTAAGAAAGGAATAATTAGAAAAACTTGAAATGGATAGGCTGCATAATTTGCAATTTGAATGGACACTGGATTTAATCTAAGAAGAAACCCAAGCAAAGCACAAAGTGCCATAGTACTCCCTATAATTGGAAATACTCCAATAGCAGCACCTAACGCGAGAGAAAGAGCGATCTTTTCCGGACTGGTTCCGGTTTTTAACTCTACTAAGATCCTATCCTTGGCTTTTCCAAGAAAGGATGATTTTGTTTTATTATTTTCGGTTTCTGATTCGATCACAGAGGATTTAGCCCGCGATTGTTCGGTCGAGTGTATACAACCTGTACTACGCTGATATTACGCATATAAAACGCTGCTGCACAATAAGAAAAGTAATATCTCCATTTTCTGATAAAAGACTCATCATAACCCATGCTTTGGATGGCAGAAATATTCTCTTCGAAGTCCTTATGCCAACTCATCAATGTTTTATCATAATTTCGGCCGATATCCTCTAACTCGTGCAGAAACATGTTGCTAGTTCGATTGATGGCCTGATTGATCCTAGCAACGGATGGAAGCAAGGATCCCGGAAAGATATGCTTCTGAATAAAATCCACTCCCCTTCTAAAAGAATCATATCTGGAATCGGGACAGGTAATAATCTGATGGGCCATCAGTCCTTCTTTCTTTAAGACACGATCACACATGGAAAAAAAATCCTCGAAGTATTCATGACCTACCGCTTCTAGCATTTCTACCGTGACTATCTTGTCGTAAGAACCTTCTACCTTTCGATAATCTTTCAGTCTGACTTCTATTTTATCTTCTAGACCCAAACCTCGGATCTTTTCGGTAGCAAACTTGTATTGTTCTTCGGAAATCGTATAAGAAGTAACCTTGCATCCGTATTTGGAAGCTGCATGAATGGAGAAGGTCCCCCAACCCGTTCCTATTTCCAAAAGATGATCGGATGATCTTAATCTAAGCTTCTTACAAAGATTTTCTATCTTTGCTATCTGGGCTTCTTCTAAACTGAGATCGGCTTCCTGATAATAAGCGCAGGAATAAGTCATGCTAGGATCTAAGAATTTCTTATAGAAATCGTTTCCAAGATCATAATGCTCAACGATATTCTTCTTGCTGCCTCTCACAGAATTGCTTCGGAATAGATGCAGTAGACGATTTCCTAGATTCATAAAGGCAAGATGTAAAAAATTCTTCTTGGAACCGCTAACTGAAGGTGCTGCTTCCACATTTAAAAGAAACCAACAGATGATCGCTCTGATATCGTCCGTATCCCAGTCTCCATCCATATAAGATTCTGCTAGGCCAATATCTCCGTAGAGCACCAACTTCTTAAAAAATTCTCTGTTCTTTACTTGGATGATAGCTCGATGAAACTCAGAAGCTTCGGAAGAATTAGGATTTCCTAAATATCTTTGTCCACCATCTGGAAATAAAATTCGAAGAGAACCTCTTTGCATCTCTGATAAAGCAGAAAAGAAAATCTTTTCATAGAGACTAGGACTGCCCAATGCCGAGTCCAATGATCCTTGCAACGGTTCAACTTTAACTAAATTATCGCCTTCCAAGATGCAATCCTCTCTGTTGGTCTAAACCTTCATCCTTTCGAATGAATGGAATTCTTTTCAGGTAGAGAATAAATGCCTGCCAATGAATGAGGCCTATCACTCTTAAGGTCACGAAAGGATATTTAAAGAACATCCAGAGTAAATTTAGATCGGTCAATTCTCTTGCTTTTCCGGTATAAGTCGTCACCATCACCCTCTTTCCTTTTTCGAAGGCGTCGATGCGCAAATTGATCTTATCGCCGGAAGGCGGATTTAAATAAAAATCGAACTCCGAGTCCAAACTCACAAACGGAGAAACGTAAAAGAATTTATCTTCCTTCTTTCTAAATCCTCTTTGCTCTAGGGATTCCTTGCCAAGGAAATATAACTTCTTTTCTCCGAATGTATTACCAACCTCGGCAATCGCACAGATCGGATCTCCATTAGGGCCTTCGGCAAAATAGAAGGAGACCGGATTGAAGACGTAACCGAATACGCGCAGGTTGGTGATTAGCGTAACCTTTTCTACCTTCTCTTTGACTCCCTGCTCTTTCATGTACTCTAAAAAATTTTCCTTCAAGCCCTGCTTTCCGAAATGCAGATGGTCTGCATCGTAAAAGGAAAAAGTCCGAAATTTATTCTTTCCAAACAAGAACGAACGGTCGTTCAGGGTATCCAACTCATCCAAGTCTAGTTGAAAAGTAAAGATCCCGTATCGAAACCGATTTCGTTTAGGAATGCTGCGGTCATGCATGACCTTGGCTTCTATGATCTTGGAATTTAGTCCCATACACTTCTACCAAGCAATTGTTCCGACAGATTCCTTGCAGACCAGAGCCCATCCTCATGGAATCCATATCTAAAATAACTCCCACAAAAATAGACCGGCCCATTTCTATTCAGCTCGGATAATCTCTCCTGTGCTTTTAAGGAGCCCACATGAAATAAAGGATGTTCGTATTTGATCTCGCGAATGATCTTCTTTGGGTCCACCTTACCAGGATCACCTATGGATAAAAAATAATTCTCTCTTTTAGAAACATCCTGGAGACAATTCATCCAATAGATCGTATGAGGTCGGATCTTTCCGGCGATCTTATCCATTCTATAATTCCAAGAAGACCAAGTAGATTTGGTCTTAGGCATTACAGAATCATCCGTGTGAAGAGTTGCAATATTTTCTTGGTACGCGAATTGAGAGAGGAGATCTTTTTGTAAAGAATTCGGTTTTTTCAGAATAGAAAGAGAGCTGTTTGCATGACATGCAAGCACTACCTTATCGAAAGTTTCGGACCTTCCCCCTTTAAAGAGTAATTTTACCTTACCTTGAGAAAGAGGTTCCACTCCTAGTACCGGAGATTTGGTCTTGAATCTATCTCGGATGGATTTAGTAAGCCGCTTAACGTATTCAACGGATCCACCATGAACAGTATACCATTGGTGTTGTGTATTCAAGCCCAAGAACCCATGATTCAAAAAGAATCGGACTAAGGAATATGCAGGGAATTCTAACATCAGATCTTCGGGAGTGGACCAAACAGCGGAACTCATAGGGACTAAATAATATGTTAAGAGATCCTTATGAAACCCTGCCTCATTCACATATCTCAATAATGAGTAATCCTTGTATTTAGGATTTTCTAATATTCTTGGGGCTTCTTCATTGAATCTGTTGATATTTAAAAGTAGGCGCAAATATCGAAAATTTAATATGTTTTTCCTTTGCGCGAATAGACCGCCTAAGCCCGAACCGCAAAATTCCAGACTGTCCGGAACATGTTGCACACTAAAAGACATGCTTGTCTTTTTAGTCGGCACATGCAAGTCCTCGAAAAGCCTTTTTAGATTCGGATACGTGACATGATTGAACACGATGAATCCGGTATCAATAGGAAGAAGTTCACCTTCTTCTTTCACAAAGACCGTATTTGAATGTCCTCCGATATAATCTCCTTTCTCGAAGATCGTCAGATCAAAATCATTTTGCAAGAAGTGAGCGCAGCCCATTCCCGCTATGCCTGAGCCTACAATGGCCAATTTTTGTTTTTTCTTGGAAGGCTTTTGGGTGGGGGCTTTTTTTCTAATCGAGATTGGCTTCAAAAAAGTCTCCGATGAATTGGTTCTAGTCTGAAAGATTTGGAACTTAATTATAGACTCTTAGAATAAAAAACCGGTTTGGAAAAAATTTTCCAAAGCTCCAGAGTCCAGTCATTAAAAGAGCGGAAAGGATTTTAGTAAAAACTTTTTTATGACCTGGAAGATAGGCCACTCAACAGGAAGGAGTCCCGACAAATCATAGTCTTGTATTTTACAATATTACAAGCTAACCCCATAGGCTAAAGCGATATACCTTAGGACTCTTAGGCTGAATACGATCGAAGCAAAAATCCAAAACCTTTGGCGAAAGAAACCGGAAAGCACAGTGATAGGATCTCCCACAAAAGGCAAAAATGAAAATAGGAGGACCCAATAACCCCAACGACCAGTTCTTTCTGCCCAAGCTGAATATGTCTTAGATTCCGAGATCTTGATCTCGATCTTCTTACCAAACCAATATCCAAGTCCATAGTTAAATGCACAGGCTCCACAGTTCCCGATGGAAGCCCATGCAATCGCTTCATACGTAGGAAGTCCTGACCAGATCGCTCCCAAGAGAGCTGCTTCAGAACTAAATGGCAAAATGGTCGCTGCGGCAAAGGAAACTAACAAGAGCCCTGGGCCCCCATAGTTGAGAAATAGATGACTGAACGTTTGAAAGAAGTCCAACTAAATGTCCGATTTAA comes from Leptospira semungkisensis and encodes:
- a CDS encoding DUF1295 domain-containing protein, with protein sequence MYEKALSLMFTAWVVVFFLMSFLWLIGKVIRNYAIVDVGWGLCISTIAIIYFLLGDAYSVRKAIFAIMATVWGWRLSYFIFTTRVLSGHEDPRYSAFRQEYGDQVDRKFFTNVFQFQGILGIFLSLPFLFPALNPSIVTEPLEIIGLFIFTIGVIGESISDFQLAEFKSEPANQGKVCDIGLWRYSRHPNYFFEWVIWISFGLVSLASPWGWIGLISPLVMYILLTKITGVPLNEIGQLRSKGKLYEEYRAKTSSFFPWFPKK
- a CDS encoding DUF2062 domain-containing protein, with translation MIESETENNKTKSSFLGKAKDRILVELKTGTSPEKIALSLALGAAIGVFPIIGSTMALCALLGFLLRLNPVSIQIANYAAYPFQVFLIIPFLKLGSSILKKEIDLGWAYRLAEGDTSQLIDGLSRSAGYAVLGWTSTVPIVAFFSYFLFLLLVRKVNGIIRK
- a CDS encoding SAM-dependent methyltransferase, giving the protein MDSALGSPSLYEKIFFSALSEMQRGSLRILFPDGGQRYLGNPNSSEASEFHRAIIQVKNREFFKKLVLYGDIGLAESYMDGDWDTDDIRAIICWFLLNVEAAPSVSGSKKNFLHLAFMNLGNRLLHLFRSNSVRGSKKNIVEHYDLGNDFYKKFLDPSMTYSCAYYQEADLSLEEAQIAKIENLCKKLRLRSSDHLLEIGTGWGTFSIHAASKYGCKVTSYTISEEQYKFATEKIRGLGLEDKIEVRLKDYRKVEGSYDKIVTVEMLEAVGHEYFEDFFSMCDRVLKKEGLMAHQIITCPDSRYDSFRRGVDFIQKHIFPGSLLPSVARINQAINRTSNMFLHELEDIGRNYDKTLMSWHKDFEENISAIQSMGYDESFIRKWRYYFSYCAAAFYMRNISVVQVVYTRPNNRGLNPL
- a CDS encoding DUF1365 domain-containing protein gives rise to the protein MGLNSKIIEAKVMHDRSIPKRNRFRYGIFTFQLDLDELDTLNDRSFLFGKNKFRTFSFYDADHLHFGKQGLKENFLEYMKEQGVKEKVEKVTLITNLRVFGYVFNPVSFYFAEGPNGDPICAIAEVGNTFGEKKLYFLGKESLEQRGFRKKEDKFFYVSPFVSLDSEFDFYLNPPSGDKINLRIDAFEKGKRVMVTTYTGKARELTDLNLLWMFFKYPFVTLRVIGLIHWQAFILYLKRIPFIRKDEGLDQQRGLHLGRR
- a CDS encoding NAD(P)/FAD-dependent oxidoreductase, which translates into the protein MKPISIRKKAPTQKPSKKKQKLAIVGSGIAGMGCAHFLQNDFDLTIFEKGDYIGGHSNTVFVKEEGELLPIDTGFIVFNHVTYPNLKRLFEDLHVPTKKTSMSFSVQHVPDSLEFCGSGLGGLFAQRKNILNFRYLRLLLNINRFNEEAPRILENPKYKDYSLLRYVNEAGFHKDLLTYYLVPMSSAVWSTPEDLMLEFPAYSLVRFFLNHGFLGLNTQHQWYTVHGGSVEYVKRLTKSIRDRFKTKSPVLGVEPLSQGKVKLLFKGGRSETFDKVVLACHANSSLSILKKPNSLQKDLLSQFAYQENIATLHTDDSVMPKTKSTWSSWNYRMDKIAGKIRPHTIYWMNCLQDVSKRENYFLSIGDPGKVDPKKIIREIKYEHPLFHVGSLKAQERLSELNRNGPVYFCGSYFRYGFHEDGLWSARNLSEQLLGRSVWD
- a CDS encoding YqaA family protein, whose product is MDFFQTFSHLFLNYGGPGLLLVSFAAATILPFSSEAALLGAIWSGLPTYEAIAWASIGNCGACAFNYGLGYWFGKKIEIKISESKTYSAWAERTGRWGYWVLLFSFLPFVGDPITVLSGFFRQRFWIFASIVFSLRVLRYIALAYGVSL